A genomic region of Corticium candelabrum chromosome 6, ooCorCand1.1, whole genome shotgun sequence contains the following coding sequences:
- the LOC134180942 gene encoding L-gulonolactone oxidase-like encodes MEGRKGYKFLNWARTYSCTPLLYFEPSTLQEIQELLGRAKRERKHVKVAGCGHSPSDIACTTDYMISLRKFNRVLEVDTQRMTVKVEAGISLAELNNLLPKHGLALSNLGSVDGISLGGAMATATHGTGGEYGVVSTHVLSLDLLVASGEVLHCSRTSNTDVFLASLCGLGSLGVVVSATVQCEAAFKLHQQQMVTTLDKVLENLEEHISACDHFRFCWYPHTDNVIYWYCNRTKRPVKKEGSWFWNYGVGYYSLEFMYWLSSFWSGLVPFINHTYYKLVYGVPAETVARSDKVFGFECLFKQYVMEWAIPRAETAKALNELKRWIEINKFPAHFPVEVRFVKKDDIWLSPAHGRDSCYINIVMYRPYGKLISHADYWAAFQKIVTAVGGRPHWAKDHTLGRDQLQELYPKFKEFAALRKKLDPTDMFMNDYLRQVFEMQSDEAAGRRTFAEVTV; translated from the exons ATGGAA GGTAGAAAAGGCTACAAGTTTCTCAACTGGGCACGCACCTACTCGTGCACGCCACTTCTCTACTTTGAGCCATCGACACTGCAAGAAATTCAAGAA TTATTggggcgagcgaagcgagagCGCAAACATGTGAAGGTGGCCGGTTGTGGGCATTCGCCGTCGGATATTGCCTGCACGACGGACTACATGATAAGCTTGCGCAAGTTCAATCGGGTGCTTGAG GTTGATACCCAACGAATGACAGTCAAAGTAGAGGCCGGCATATCGCTAGCAGAACTCAATAATCTTCTTCCTAAACATGGACTTGCACTAAGCAA TTTGGGATCTGTTGATGGGATATCGTTGGGTGGAGCTATGGCTACTGCCACACATGGTACAGGAGGAGAGTATGGTGTGGTGTCTACACAT GTGTTGTCTCTGGACTTGCTGGTTGCATCTGGTGAAGTCCTTCATTGCTCTCGGACGTCAAACACGGACGTTTTCTTGGCGTCTCTTTGTGGCCTTGGATCTCTTGGTGTTGTCGTCTCTGCGACTGTTCAATGTGAGGCTGCTTTCAAATTGCACCAACAGCAGATGGTGACCACATTAGACAAA GTATTAGAGAACCTAGAAGAGCACATTTCAGCTTGTGACCACTTTCGCTTTTGTTGGTATCCGCACACCGACAACGTCATATATTGGTATTGCAATCGAACCAAGAGG CCAGTGAAGAAAGAGGGTAGCTGGTTTTGGAACTACGGAGTTGGATATTACTCACTTGAGTTTATGTATTGGTTGAGCTCATTTTGGTCTGGACTCGTGCCGTTTATTAATCACACGTATTACAAACTGGTGTATGGAGTGCCTGCCGAGACAGTGGCTCGTAGCGACAAG GTATTTGGCTTCGAGTGTTTGTTCAAGCAGTATGTTATGGAGTGGGCCATTCCAAG AGCTGAGACAGCTAAAGCGTTAAATGAGCTGAAGAGGTGgattgaaatcaataaatttccTGCTCATTTTCCAG TTGAGGTAAGATTTGTGAAGAAGGATGACATCTGGTTGAGTCCAGCACACGGTCGTGATTCATGTTATATCAATATTGTAATGTACAG GCCATACGGCAAGCTAATTTCTCACGCTGACTACTGGGCTGCATTTCAAAAGATTGTCACAGCAGTCGGCGGTCGCCCACACTGGGCCAAAGACCACACACTCGGACGAGACCAACTACAAGAGCTCTACCCGAAATTCAAAGAGTTCGCTGCCTTACGTAAGAAACTGGATCCAACCGACATGTTTATGAACGACTACCTACGACAAGTATTTGAGATGCAGTCGGATGAGGCTGCAGGAAGGAGGACGTTCGCAGAGGTGACAGTCTAA
- the LOC134180943 gene encoding uncharacterized protein LOC134180943 gives MTFTSVIATAILTCRVVGFTMSLRRLSPVFVWCFFLVSSSSSANTSGAPRYPAFPVQFTANYSDNYGATAQVFVASTRSETGRFLARIEYDMVLKQVETEAAYSHAYMYTAPDVAKTDKVYNKTLALVYSKQPDAENCYFTTDMVPEMFSPMGLGALMIGHSNEECMGLTVCDGMTYTETVMRNGMKTDVWVIEVGIDDNGTVYVDANTGIPYESVWDHRGHGTFDPSGNIVARTIITPGMPKNPIQLPKGWEQACGQVFNAGVNTSEGIQDAYITTPKGSAVVTFNLYDKPQWGNLTITLTPKSTACLDCIELDPDHLVFTPKNYTQFQDVKLIYKKDGVVSIDMKMSEEYHSLVYPHYLRVCACSGGVTNVTCHGSLRNSNCP, from the exons ATGACATTCACGAGTGTCATTGCAACAGCCATTCTGACTTGTCGAGTTGTTGGCTTCACCATGTCTTTGCGAAGGCTCTCGCCCGTCTTCGTTTGGTGTTTCTTTCTAGTCTCATCATCTTCTAGTGCTAACACTTCAGGTGCACCGCGTTATCCTGCATTTCCCGTGCAATTTACGGCAAATTACTCGGACAATTATGGTGCTACTGCTCAAGTATTCGTGGCGTCAACAAGAAGCGAAACGGGAAGGTTTCTTGCGAGAATCGAATACGATATGGTTCTCAAGCAAGTAGAAACAGAAGCAG CCTACAGCCATGCATATATGTATACAGCACCAGATGtagcaaagacagacaaagtttACAACAAGACTCTCGCTCTTGTATACTCCAAACAGCCTGACGCCGAGAATTGTTATTTCACTACCGACATGGTCCCTGAAATGTTTTCTCCCATGGGCTTAGGAGCTCTCATGATTGGTCACTCAAACGAAGAATGCATGGGACTGACGGTTTGCGATGGCATGACATACACTGAAACTGTGATGAGAAATGGAATGAAGACAGACGTTTGGGTTATCGAGGTTGGGATTGATGACAATGGGACTGTCTATGTTGATGCTAACACAGGAATTCCATATGAATCAGTTTG GGACCATCGAGGCCACGGCACATTTGACCCATCCGGGAACATAGTTGCACGCACCATCATCACTCCCGGAATGCCAAAAAATCCAATTCAACTGCCAAAAGGCTGGGAGCAAGCTTGTGGTCAGGTCTTTAACGCAGGAGTCAATACAAGTGAAGGCATACAAGATGCGTATATAACAACACCGAAAGGCAGTGCTGTGGTCACATTCAACTTGTATGACAAACCTCAATGGGGCAACTTAACGATTACACTCACACCAAAATCGACAGCATGCCTTGACTGCATCGAACTCGATCCCGATCATCTTGTCTTCACGCCTAAAAACTACACTCAATTTCAGGACGTTAAGTTGATCTACAAGAAGGATGGAGTCGTGAGCATCGATATGAAAATGTCGGAGGAATATCACTCTTTGGTCTATCCTCACTACCTTCGCGTCTGTGCTTGTTCGGGTGGTGTTACTAACGTCACATGTCATGGATCACTTCGTAACAGTAACTGTCCCTGA
- the LOC134181182 gene encoding zinc finger MYM-type protein 1-like, translating into MSLIAWLRKAQQPDGSVTNYPTGIDHESNVSGEEDAQEHAQTSNVAGPASTSSESGHHSHQPDATDASETRPVAGAQPQPTLMPWSPHQPLLSFPYRTFAKQQRAFCSSWYRRYPWLHYQEADDKVFCFYCQVAEKKDLGSVALRAGNLDDKFVRTGFTDWKKALTKFEKHQKSVFHRDAMDMVVGKEQNVGQMLGKGYAEEMVENRNMLQIIISCIRYLARQGLAMRGRSKPEGSVALERDSNLMQLLIMRAEDNPRLWKWLDKCQAKFTSPCIQNEILSIMALMILRDVVRKVSGKWYTIMVDETTDLSNTEQMVFCLRYVDDDLEVHEEVIGLYSLDSTSADSILATVQDILLRMNLRIDHCRGQCYDGASNMAGAKSGVAKRLNDLEPRALYTHCYGHALNLATQDVLKGIKVMRSALETVHEITKLIKKSPKRESIFKKFKDVVTAGSPGLRILCPTRWTVRAEALTSISENYTTLQMTWDVAKEATKDTEMRARIGGIALQMDTFDFVYGVELGRKLLNIVDNLSRSLQSSTISACEGQKLVSTTTTTIQSMRSDECFDIFWKYVERKRLSLQVPSPTLPRRRKVPRQFEVGEGATVHPVEVKEIYRRAYFEAIDLILAAVKDRFHQKGFNMLQKLETVVTSLQQPQQSEALKEIVNFYGDDFSHPDRLQTQLTLLHAGTEQPLTDVRSLVVYLKSLSSAERQFFSEVIKVVKLILVMPATNATSERSFSALRRLKTWLRSTISECRLNWSMILHIHKDKTDALPIKGVANEFVTRNESRRRLFGHFD; encoded by the coding sequence ATGTCTCTGATAGCGTGGCTGCGGAAAGCGCAACAACCGGATGGAAGTGTAACTAACTATCCCACTGGCATTGACCATGAAAGCAATGTCTCAGGTGAAGAAGACGCCCAAGAGCACGCCCAAACTAGCAACGTGGCTGGACCAGCCTCTACAAGTTCTGAAAGCGGCCACCACTCTCACCAGCCCGACGCAACTGATGCCTCCGAGACAAGACCGGTTGCTGGCGCCCAGCCTCAGCCCACCTTGATGCCTTGGAGTCCTCACCAACCCTTGCTGTCCTTCCCATATCGCACATTTGCTAAGCAGCAGCGAGCATTCTGTTCTTCTTGGTATAGAAGATACCCGTGGTTGCATTATCAAGAAGCAGATGACAAAGTCTTCTGCTTCTACTGCCAGGTGGCGGAGAAGAAGGACTTAGGCTCAGTTGCTCTGCGCGCTGGGAACTTGGACGATAAATTCGTGAGAACTGGCTTTACAGACTGGAAGAAAGCACTCactaaatttgaaaaacatcAGAAATCAGTCTTTCATCGTGATGCTATGGATATGGTGGTTGGCAAGGAACAGAATGTTGGGCAAATGCTAGGGAAAGGTTATGCAGAAGAAATGGTTGAGAATAGGAATATGTTACAGATAATTATTAGTTGCATTCGATACCTTGCTCGGCAAGGTCTCGCCATGCGTGGTCGGTCTAAACCTGAAGGTAGTGTCGCTCTTGAAAGGGATTCCAACTTAATGCAACTCCTCATTATGCGTGCTGAAGACAATCCGAGGCTCTGGAAATGGTTAGACAAATGCCAGGCCAAGTTCACAAGCCCCTGtatacaaaatgaaattctcAGTATCATGGCATTAATGATTCTGAGAGATGTTGTTAGGAAGGTATCGGGAAAGTGGTACACTATCATGGTAGATGAAACTACAGATTTGTCCAATACTGAACAAATGGTCTTCTGTCTTCGATACGTAGATGATGATCTGGAAGTCCATGAGGAAGTAATAGGGCTGTATAGCTTAGACTCAACTTCTGCTGACTCTATACTAGCAACAGTTCAAGATATCCTGTTACGCATGAATCTAAGGATTGACCATTGCCGAGGCCAGTGCTACGACGGCGCTAGTAACATGGCAGGAGCGAAGTCAGGCGTTGCAAAAAGACTAAATGATCTAGAGCCCCGTGCGTTGTACACACACTGCTATGGTCATGCATTAAACCTAGCGACTCAGGATGTGTTGAAAGGTATCAAGGTCATGCGAAGTGCTCTGGAGACCGTACATGAAATTACTAAGTTGATAAAAAAATCACCCAAACGTGAAAGCATCTTCAAGAAGTTTAAAGATGTTGTCACTGCTGGCTCTCCAGGACTACGGATTCTTTGTCCTACACGATGGACGGTCAGGGCTGAGGCATTAACGTCAATATCTGAAAACTACACTACACTTCAGATGACTTGGGATGTGGCAAAAGAAGCCACAAAGGATACTGAGATGAGAGCTAGAATTGGAGGAATCGCTTTGCAGATGGACACATTTGACTTCGTTTATGGTGTTGAACTTGGAAGAAAGCTGCTGAACATAGTGGACAACCTGTCCCGATCCTTACAGAGTTCTACTATTTCAGCATGCGAAGGCCAAAAGCTAGTCagtactacaacaacaactatcCAGTCAATGAGATCTGATGAGTGCTTTGATATATTTTGGAAGTACGTTGAACGCAAAAGATTGTCACTTCAAGTGCCATCCCCTACCCTTCCACGACGTAGGAAAGTTCCAAGACAATTCGAGGTAGGAGAAGGTGCAACAGTACATCCAGTAGAAGTGAAGGAGATCTATCGAAGGGCTTACTTTGAGGCCATTGACTTGATTTTAGCAGCAGTCAAAGATAGATTTCATCAGAAAGGATTCAACATGTTACAGAAATTAGAGACAGTTGTAACTTCTCTTCAGCAACCCCAGCAATCGGAAGCACTGAAAGAGATTGTCAATTTTTATGGTGATGATTTCAGTCACCCAGACCGACTTCAAACACAGCTCACTCTTCTTCATGCAGGTACTGAACAGCCACTGACGGATGTACGGTCTCTGGTCGTATACCTCAAATCCTTAAGCAGTGCAGAAAGACAGTTTTTTtctgaagtcatcaaagtaGTCAAGCTCATTCTGGTAATGCCGGCAACAAACGCCACAAGTGAAAGAAGTTTTAGTGCTCTCCGTAGACTCAAGACATGGCTACGTTCTACAATAAGTGAATGTCGTCTCAACTGGTCTATGATACTCCATATCCATAAGGACAAAACTGATGCATTACCAATAAAAGGTGTTGCGAATGAGTTTGTTACACGTAATGAAAGCAGAAGACGACTATTCGGACACTTTGATTAA
- the LOC134181187 gene encoding uncharacterized protein LOC134181187 gives MTYNKTVMRNGMKTDVWHKEAGIDDNGTVYVDANTGIPYESVWDHRGHGTFDPSMRVVAHTIITPGMPKNPIQLPKGWEQACGQIYNEGVNKSEGIQDAYITTPKGSAVVTFNLYDKPQWGNLTITLTPKSTACLDCIELDPDHLVFTPKNYTQFQDVKLIYKKDGVVSIDMKTSEEYHYLVYPHYLRICACSGGVTNVTCHGSLRNSNCP, from the exons ATGACATACAATAAAACTGTGATGAGAAATGGAATGAAGACAGACGTTTGGCATAAGGAGGCTGGGATCGATGACAATGGGACTGTCTATGTTGATGCTAACACAGGAATTCCATACGAATCAGTTTG GGACCATCGAGGCCACGGCACATTTGACCCATCCATGCGTGTAGTTGCACACACCATCATCACTCCCGGAATGCCAAAAAATCCAATTCAACTGCCAAAAGGCTGGGAGCAAGCTTGTGGTCAGATCTATAACGAAGGAGTCAATAAAAGTGAAGGCATACAAGATGCGTATATAACAACACCAAAAGGCAGTGCTGTGGTCACATTCAACTTGTATGACAAACCTCAATGGGGCAACTTAACGATTACACTTACACCAAAATCGACCGCATGCCTTGACTGCATCGAACTCGATCCCGATCACCTTGTCTTCACGCCTAAAAACTACACTCAATTTCAGGACGTTAAGTTGATCTACAAGAAGGATGGAGTCGTGAGCATCGATATGAAAACATCGGAGGAATATCACTATTTGGTCTATCCCCACTACCTTCGCATCTGTGCTTGTTCGGGTGGTGTTACTAACGTCACATGTCATGGATCACTTCGTAACAGTAACTGTCCCTGA
- the LOC134180944 gene encoding uncharacterized protein LOC134180944, protein MTFTSVITTAILTCRVVGFTMSLRRLSLVFVWCFFLVSSSSSANTSGAPRYPAFPVQFTANYSDNYGATAQVFVASTRSETGRFLARIEYDMVLKQVETEAAYSHAYMYTAPDVAKTDEVYNKTLALVYSKQPDAENCYFTTNMELS, encoded by the exons ATGACATTCACGAGTGTCATTACAACAGCCATTCTGACTTGTCGAGTTGTTGGCTTCACCATGTCTTTGCGAAGGCTCTCGCTCGTCTTCGTTTGGTGTTTCTTTCTAGTCTCATCATCCTCTAGTGCTAACACTTCAGGTGCACCGCGTTATCCTGCATTTCCCGTGCAATTTACGGCAAATTACTCGGACAATTATGGTGCTACTGCTCAAGTATTCGTGGCGTCAACAAGAAGCGAAACGGGAAGGTTTCTTGCGAGAATCGAATACGATATGGTTCTCAAGCAAGTAGAAACAGAAGCAG CCTACAgccatgcatacatgtatacagcaCCAGATGTAGCAAAGACAGATGAAGTTTACAACAAGACTCTCGCTCTTGTATACTCCAAACAGCCTGACGCCGAGAATTGTTACTTCACTACCAACATG GAGCTCTCATGA
- the LOC134181447 gene encoding uncharacterized protein LOC134181447, translating to MLGSSRHFFISPIIVVNVFVLVAATDGNVAITLLNGPNLALDGVLQVQCTLTGAAKESNVRVVWEHNGTRICDSEQQPVAIVGHRVKATCVSGNHFTSNILIVRSLDYQDAGLYRCLVIGEGKSLAVSVTIRDAVTWLSTTEASTTDATLTLTSTFNSNSAAANGRQSKKGTKHWGLYRTPHISMVASLRTNGFAVTGNSGDHDMETVTSDTESWDQPSTVASVDWDKHFTTETSAAASNMMNTVDWDPTPTVADVIPSESAFLVSTWNPVVIFGAAAMVTLWHLHYSC from the exons ATGCTAGGCTCTAGTCGTCACTTTTTCATTTCTCCGATCATCGTCGTCAACG TTTTTGTTCTAGTTGCTGCGACCGACGGCAATGTCGCTATCACCCTTCTCAACGGGCCGAATCTTGCACTAGACGGGGTGCTGCAAGTGCAATGCACACTGACCGGCGCGGCAAAAGAAAGCAATGTGAGAGTCGTGTGGGAACACAACGGAACACGAATTTGCGACAGTGAACAACAACCCGTCGCGATTGTAGGGCACAGAGTCAAAGCCACGTGTGTTAGTGGCAATCACTTCACTTCCAATATTCTCATCGTACGAAGTCTCGACTACCAAGACGCCGGTCTGTACCGTTGCCTTGTGATTGGGGAAGGAAAATCGCTTGCCGTGAGTGTAACAATTCGTGACGCAGTCACGTGGTTATCAACCACTGAAGCATCCACCACAGATGCGACTTTAACATTGACATCCACATTCAATTCGAATTCTGCAGCAGCAAACGGACGACAGTCCAAAAAAG GGACTAAACATTGGGGACTGTATAGGACACCACACATTTCTATGGTCGCCTCTTTGAGAACAAACG GATTTGCAGTCACTGGTAATTCTGGAGATCATGACATGGAAACAGTGACCTCTGACACTGAATCATGGGATCAACCCTCGACAGTTGCAAGTGTTGATTGGGATAAACATTTTACAACTGAAACAAGTGCTGCTGCTAGTAACATGATGAACACTGTTGATTGGGATCCAACACCAACTGTTGCTGACGTCATACCATCAG AATCAGCTTTTTTGGTGTCTACGTGGAATCCAGTTGTCATTTTTGGTGCTGCAGCAATGGTCACATTATGGCATCTCCACTACAGTTGTTAG
- the LOC134181446 gene encoding uncharacterized protein LOC134181446, giving the protein MMLQWLVLICCLYGLAHASSPRILDRPRYPAFPMQFTADYSDNVGATAQVFVSSTRSETGRFMVRIHYQMVLKQVELAAVHSIAFVYTAPDDVVKTAQVYNRTLSLRYITDPGKEACDYSVDRIPEMFSPMGIGALMLGSSNGECMGLTVCDGMTYNGTVMRNGIKTDVWSKAIGDYDNVIVYADANTGIPYESVGDHKGHGTFNPSTHTVTHTVITPGKPKNPIQLPKGWEYNCGDLDRGVNHSKSRSSAFVTTPSGSDVVTFNLYDTPLRGNTIISMTLDPSECSDCIEMVPNHLVFTPENYTQLQEVKLVYKKNGTSQVNIRASGGSYDNVGTDYFFVCACSGGITGITCHAPPFNVCP; this is encoded by the exons ATGATGCTGCAGTGGCTTGTCCTCATCTGTTGCCTCTACGGACTTGCGCATGCGTCGTCTCCTAGAATTCTAGATCGACCGCGCTATCCGGCGTTTCCTATGCAGTTTACTGCAGATTACTCGGACAATGTTGGCGCCACCGCTCAAGTTTTTGTGTCGTCGACAAGAAGCGAAACGGGAAGGTTTATGGTGAGAATTCACTACCAGATGGTTTTGAAGCAAGTAGAACTTGCTGCAG TGCACAGCATTGCATTTGTGTACACGGCACCGGACGATGTGGTAAAGACTGCACAAGTGTACAACAGAACTCTCAGCCTGCGTTACATAACGGATCCTGGCAAAGAGGCATGTGACTACTCTGTTGATCGAATCCCTGAAATGTTTTCTCCGATGGGTATAGGAGCTCTCATGCTTGGTAGCTCAAATGGGGAATGTATGGGACTGACAGTGTGTGACGGCATGACATACAATGGAACTGTGATGAGGAATGGGATAAAGACGGACGTCTGGTCTAAGGCTATTGGGGATTATGACAATGTGATTGTCTACGCTGATGCTAATACGGGAATTCCATATGAATCTGTGGG GGACCACAAGGGCCATGGCACATTCAACCcgtccacacacacagtcacacacaccgTCATCACACCCGGAAAGCCAAAGAATCCAATTCAACTGCCAAAGGGCTGGGAGTACAACTGCGGAGATCTCGACCGAGGAGTCAATCACAGCAAAAGCAGAAGCAGTGCATTTGTCACGACTCCCAGCGGCAGTGACGTTGTCACCTTCAACCTGTACGACACGCCCCTACGAGGCAACACAATCATCAGCATGACACTGGATCCATCCGAATGCTCCGACTGTATCGAAATGGTCCCAAACCATCTCGTATTCACACCCGAGAATTACACTCAACTTCAGGAAGTGAAATTGGTCTACAAGAAGAACGGCACTTCACAGGTCAACATTCGTGCATCGGGAGGATCGTACGACAACGTGGGAACCGactatttctttgtctgtgctTGCTCTGGTGGCATTACTGGCATCACGTGCCACGCGCCACCTTTCAATGTCTGTCCATGA
- the LOC134181268 gene encoding uncharacterized protein LOC134181268 yields the protein MVPEMFSPMGLGALMIGHSNGECMGLTVCNGMTYTKTVMRNGMKTDVWVIEAGIDDNGTVYVDANTEIPYESVWDHRGHHSHFPSMHTVAHTIITPGMPKNPIQLPKGWEQACGHFLNPRVNITSVGTQGAFISTPKGSAVVTFNLYDKPLWGNTTITLTPNSTECLDCIEVKPDHLVFTPKNYTQFQEVKLIYKKDGVVSIDMKASKEYHYLVYPHYLRVCACSGGATNVTFHGSLQNTSCP from the exons ATGGTCCCTGAAATGTTTTCTCCCATGGGCTTAGGAGCTCTCATGATTGGTCACTCAAATGGAGAATGCATGGGACTGACGGTTTGCAATGGCATGACATACACTAAAACTGTGATGAGAAATGGAATGAAGACAGACGTTTGGGTTATCGAGGCTGGGATTGATGACAATGGGACTGTCTATGTTGATGCTAACACAGAAATTCCATATGAATCAGTTTG GGACCATCGAGGCCACCACTCACATTTTCCATCTATGCACACAGTTGCACACACCATCATCACTCCTGGAATGCCAAAAAATCCAATTCAACTGCCAAAAGGCTGGGAGCAAGCGTGTGGTCATTTTCTTAACCCAAGAGTTAATATTACAAGTGTGGGCACACAAGGTGCATTTATATCAACACCGAAAGGCAGTGCTGTGGTCACATTCAACTTATATGACAAACCTCTATGGGGTAACACAACAATTACACTCACACCAAACTCAACCGAATGCCTTGACTGTATTGAAGTCAAGCCCGATCACCTTGTCTTTACGCCTAAAAACTACACTCAATTTCAGGAAGTTAAGTTGATCTACAAGAAGGATGGAGTCGTAAGCATTGATATGAAAGCATCGAAGGAATATCACTATTTGGTCTATCCTCACTACCTTCGTGTCTGTGCTTGTTCGGGTGGTGCTACTAACGTCACATTTCATGGATCACTTCAAAACACTAGCTGTCCCTGA
- the LOC134181290 gene encoding uncharacterized protein LOC134181290, with protein sequence MSKSLGVTIVLFVLTLRAQSCGADRLDAVKGKNRPVEGTLILRCCLADDLTKRGIEHYWTLNGSMRCNSRDTHQLDDRIKCIKFELVPNYGYCNVLVVSSLRYEDAGLYDCHADGKSVNVTISVHSKVSPPTEQPITSKPTTIPSLANSTSLVSRDLYGSSIPATTASVSSASDRYTTIHTNGEQSREISTQNEITATPNSNISTPPGTVANTSSAGSSVYLLTSCFGVVVAVVLGWSILNLLN encoded by the exons ATGTCAAAGTCACTTGGAGTAACTATCGTCCTCTTCG TGTTGACGTTGCGTGCACAAAGTTGTGGAGCTGATCGACTAGATGCTGTCAAAGGAAAGAATCGACCGGTTGAGGGAACCCTCATTTTGCGATGTTGTCTAGCTGATGACCTTACAAAGAGAGGCATCGAGCACTATTGGACCCTTAACGGCTCAATGAGATGCAACAGTCGAGACACTCACCAACTGGACGACAGAATCAAGTGCATCAAGTTCGAGTTAGTTCCAAACTATGGTTACTGCAACGTGCTCGTCGTGAGTTCCTTGAGATACGAAGATGCCGGCCTCTACGATTGTCATGCAGACGGAAAGTCCGTTAACGTCACCATTAGCGTGCATAGCAAAGTCTCTCCACCAACAG AGCAACCGATCACTAGCAAGCCAACAACGATACCATCTTTAGCAAATTCTACGAGTCTAGTTTCGCGAGATCTTTACG GAAGCTCTATTCCTGCCACGACAGCGAGTGTTTCTTCTGCAAGTGATAGATACACCACCATCCACACGAACG GTGAGCAATCTAGAGAAATTAGCACTCAAAATGAGATTACTGCTACTCCGAATTCAAACATATCTACGCCTCCAGGTACTGTTGCAAACACTTCGTCGGCAG GgtcatctgtttatctgctgACGTCATGCTTTGGTGTGGTGGTAGCTGTCGTCTTGGGTTGGTCTATTTTGAATCTACTGAATTA